A DNA window from Paenibacillus sp. HWE-109 contains the following coding sequences:
- a CDS encoding MFS transporter, with protein sequence MNMKLAGSLFIERHFHALTHRNYRYLWLGQCVSLIGTWMQNIGQSWLVLTLTGSPFKLGVVAACQFLPILLFSLFAGIIVDKFPKKNILLVTQTVAMILAFTLAALVLTDSVKYGYILVLALLLGLNNTLDMPTRQAFNIEIVGKEDLMNAIALNSTTFNMARIVGPSIGAVMMALLGAGWCFLLNGVSFLAVLYGLFHIEAAPYVRKKTSNDGIMKEIKDGIVYIARDPLLAQTVLLVTVIGTLAFNFNVLIPVFTKNVLHMGETTYGTLMSCLGIGSFAGALTMSFRSKQGPRIKLSIIASLVVAVCLILNGLSTSVWACGALLALTGFFNIMFATNSNSSLQMHAKEEYRARVMSVYSLVFAGSTPIGSLFAGYVADRFGANGAFLGCGVLTGILCLIIIWNYRKKAVKKPIEAI encoded by the coding sequence ATGAATATGAAACTGGCAGGGTCCCTGTTTATTGAACGGCATTTCCATGCGTTAACGCATCGCAATTACCGGTATCTCTGGCTCGGCCAATGCGTATCCCTGATTGGGACCTGGATGCAAAATATCGGGCAATCGTGGCTCGTCCTCACGCTCACGGGTTCACCTTTTAAGCTGGGGGTCGTCGCCGCATGTCAGTTCCTTCCGATTTTGTTATTCTCCTTGTTTGCCGGCATCATTGTTGATAAATTTCCCAAAAAGAACATTTTATTAGTCACGCAAACGGTCGCTATGATTCTCGCTTTCACACTCGCTGCTTTAGTTCTTACCGACAGTGTTAAGTATGGCTACATCCTTGTACTAGCGCTATTGTTAGGATTAAATAATACGCTGGATATGCCGACAAGGCAGGCTTTTAATATTGAAATTGTAGGCAAGGAAGACTTGATGAACGCCATCGCTCTTAATTCCACGACGTTTAATATGGCTAGAATTGTAGGTCCTTCTATCGGGGCAGTCATGATGGCTTTGCTCGGGGCAGGCTGGTGCTTTTTGCTGAATGGGGTTAGCTTCTTAGCTGTTCTTTATGGGTTATTTCATATCGAAGCGGCGCCTTATGTTCGCAAGAAAACGTCCAACGATGGCATTATGAAAGAAATTAAAGACGGCATTGTTTACATTGCCAGAGATCCTTTGTTGGCTCAAACGGTTCTGCTTGTAACCGTGATTGGCACGCTTGCGTTTAATTTCAATGTCCTTATTCCTGTCTTCACGAAAAATGTGCTGCATATGGGGGAAACGACATACGGAACGCTGATGTCTTGTCTGGGGATCGGTTCCTTTGCCGGGGCGCTGACGATGTCATTCCGCAGTAAGCAAGGGCCTCGAATTAAGCTGAGCATCATTGCGAGCTTAGTCGTAGCTGTTTGTCTTATTTTAAATGGACTTAGTACGTCGGTCTGGGCATGCGGAGCGCTGCTGGCGCTAACGGGCTTCTTCAATATTATGTTCGCAACCAATAGTAATTCTTCCTTGCAAATGCATGCAAAAGAGGAGTATAGGGCACGGGTGATGAGCGTCTACTCTCTCGTATTCGCGGGTTCGACCCCGATCGGAAGTCTTTTTGCCGGCTATGTGGCAGACCGTTTTGGGGCAAATGGCGCCTTCTTGGGCTGCGGTGTTCTGACTGGTATTTTGTGTCTCATTATCATTTGGAACTATCGGAAAAAGGCAGTGAAAAAGCCAATAGAAGCCATATAA
- a CDS encoding LytTR family transcriptional regulator DNA-binding domain-containing protein, producing the protein MNVALESRNSYEDFVLEKDIMYFRVGEHGLVSFHGKNYHIKKRMSTEQIHEITSDNTFFKVNTDCYVNTRKILQIQDGKVFFEMKGAESKYASITKLRQHRLKEILHQFKQEMAAHDIAK; encoded by the coding sequence ATGAATGTAGCGCTCGAAAGCAGAAATAGTTATGAAGATTTTGTGTTGGAAAAAGACATTATGTATTTCCGCGTCGGTGAACATGGTCTGGTCTCTTTTCATGGCAAAAACTATCATATCAAAAAGCGGATGTCTACCGAACAAATTCATGAAATTACATCAGATAACACATTTTTCAAGGTCAATACAGATTGCTATGTGAATACAAGGAAAATTTTGCAAATCCAAGATGGCAAAGTCTTTTTCGAAATGAAAGGCGCGGAATCCAAATACGCCTCGATTACGAAATTGCGTCAACACCGATTGAAAGAAATCTTGCATCAATTCAAACAAGAAATGGCCGCGCATGATATCGCCAAATAG
- a CDS encoding sensor histidine kinase translates to MNRPEQAKPKIHLRSSLFILMISVIIVLLTDSVFYYYTKRMLTAELQTKLELIADNVAISIKHSKLGEKYVENLIGQNLRTAALAAQYRLDPDIEKVSNEELIAISKELMIDHMTLLKRSGDDIIGYKSTEPKEINMSTKTWSRDWFKAFNQLLDTTETNVSSGQALPHYWSGPINTSMSDPQYVDKWGYYYDGRTNYILDPYVHDTFIQNYQRETGVNAVINEMINGYTNHGTAEIAVFNPPIFLKQQEQFKKEGYTWFSDREILFGTYTMKDSRDLEMVQEVIRSKKTQQLITTIQGKTLLKMFIPLQLDMPVVIGLSADYEQVQQSIGKQQLRLLLLIGTTGLIAFFLVIVSIRFMNRRREIAAEHVQEVYVDHIDSLFRSMKEQRHDFNNHVATIQSLVHLKEYAELNRYTAEITEETTALNDIIQINVPALSAIVQSKVIQAVERRITFEHEVANLKQIHLGAVKATDLVRILSNLIDNAFDAVSPQKYVERKVRLVGFVKGNSLIFQVYNNGERIPYERLESIFEPGFSTKDEGAQHAGLGLSIIKNLVHQYGGKIHVHSSMNETCFTISIPL, encoded by the coding sequence ATGAATAGACCCGAGCAAGCCAAGCCCAAGATTCACCTGCGTTCCTCGCTTTTCATCCTGATGATATCGGTAATCATTGTACTACTTACAGATAGTGTATTCTACTATTATACGAAACGAATGCTAACCGCCGAGCTTCAAACCAAACTGGAGCTGATTGCAGATAATGTCGCTATCTCGATTAAACATTCCAAATTAGGTGAGAAATATGTTGAAAACTTGATTGGCCAAAATCTCCGCACAGCCGCGCTAGCCGCGCAGTATAGACTCGATCCGGATATTGAGAAAGTGAGCAATGAAGAACTCATAGCGATCAGTAAAGAATTAATGATTGATCATATGACTTTGTTGAAACGTAGCGGCGATGACATTATCGGCTACAAATCCACAGAGCCTAAGGAAATTAATATGAGCACCAAGACATGGAGCCGGGATTGGTTCAAAGCCTTCAATCAGCTTCTGGATACGACCGAAACGAATGTGTCCAGCGGACAAGCGCTGCCACATTATTGGTCTGGTCCCATCAACACGTCCATGTCCGATCCGCAATACGTTGATAAATGGGGATACTATTACGATGGACGCACGAACTATATTCTGGACCCTTACGTACATGATACGTTCATCCAAAACTATCAACGTGAAACAGGTGTGAATGCAGTCATCAATGAAATGATAAATGGCTATACGAACCATGGAACCGCAGAAATCGCTGTCTTTAATCCACCTATTTTTTTGAAGCAGCAGGAGCAATTCAAGAAAGAAGGCTATACCTGGTTTTCGGATCGAGAGATCTTGTTCGGAACCTATACGATGAAAGACAGCCGTGATCTGGAAATGGTGCAAGAGGTCATTCGTTCGAAGAAGACTCAGCAGTTGATTACAACCATCCAGGGGAAAACTTTGCTCAAAATGTTCATTCCTCTCCAGCTCGATATGCCTGTCGTTATCGGTCTTTCTGCTGATTATGAACAAGTGCAGCAATCTATTGGGAAACAGCAATTAAGACTTCTGCTGTTGATCGGGACAACGGGTTTAATCGCTTTCTTCCTTGTTATCGTGAGCATTCGATTCATGAACAGAAGACGAGAAATAGCCGCAGAGCATGTTCAAGAGGTGTATGTAGATCACATCGACTCCCTTTTCCGGTCCATGAAGGAACAGCGGCATGATTTTAACAATCATGTCGCCACGATTCAATCACTTGTTCATCTGAAGGAATATGCGGAATTAAACCGCTATACAGCCGAAATCACGGAAGAAACAACTGCCTTGAACGATATTATCCAAATTAATGTTCCTGCCTTGAGTGCCATTGTACAGTCGAAGGTCATCCAAGCGGTTGAACGCAGAATTACCTTTGAGCACGAAGTAGCCAACTTAAAGCAAATTCATTTGGGAGCTGTCAAGGCAACAGACTTGGTCCGTATCCTTAGCAACCTCATCGACAACGCCTTCGATGCGGTTTCGCCACAGAAGTATGTTGAGCGCAAAGTTCGCCTTGTGGGCTTCGTGAAGGGAAACTCCCTCATCTTTCAGGTGTATAACAATGGCGAACGAATTCCATATGAACGCTTGGAAAGCATATTTGAACCTGGCTTCTCCACGAAAGATGAGGGGGCACAGCACGCCGGTCTAGGTTTAAGTATCATTAAAAATCTGGTACATCAATATGGCGGCAAGATTCACGTCCACAGTTCAATGAACGAAACATGCTTTACGATATCCATTCCTCTGTGA
- a CDS encoding MBL fold metallo-hydrolase, with amino-acid sequence MKITFLGCGDGFSVEQGHNSALLTFGDTNLCIDFPESNHWGLHQLGMRLNQIEHIFITHLHEDHVNGLQKLALFHKVYPGKVKPRLYIPIGLKDDLWQILRHGLELTTRGKRAFEDYFDLVAVENEFEIAGVRFELIQTLHVPDMLSYGLLCKPYFYFSGDTRLDAGYLLQISDEVQTIYHECHMQDDQLPSHTSLEEVLTLPETIQKKMILMHYVDDYVQSAARQMFHEKHLVRLAEPLRAYG; translated from the coding sequence GTGAAAATAACATTTTTGGGGTGCGGCGATGGGTTTAGCGTTGAGCAAGGTCATAATAGTGCGTTATTAACCTTTGGGGATACAAATCTTTGTATTGATTTCCCGGAGTCCAATCATTGGGGATTGCATCAGTTAGGTATGCGGCTCAATCAAATCGAACATATTTTCATCACTCATTTGCACGAAGATCACGTCAACGGCTTGCAAAAGCTAGCCCTGTTTCACAAAGTGTACCCAGGTAAAGTAAAACCAAGATTGTACATACCTATTGGTTTAAAAGATGATTTGTGGCAGATACTGCGCCACGGCTTAGAACTGACAACGCGAGGGAAGCGCGCGTTCGAGGATTATTTCGACCTTGTTGCGGTGGAGAATGAATTTGAGATTGCAGGTGTAAGGTTCGAACTCATTCAGACTTTGCATGTGCCGGACATGCTGAGCTATGGACTTCTTTGCAAGCCTTATTTTTATTTTAGCGGAGATACGAGACTTGATGCTGGCTACCTTCTCCAGATTTCGGATGAGGTGCAAACGATCTATCATGAATGTCATATGCAGGACGACCAACTGCCCTCGCACACCTCACTTGAGGAAGTTTTAACACTGCCGGAGACGATCCAGAAGAAGATGATCTTGATGCATTATGTCGATGATTATGTGCAAAGCGCTGCGCGGCAAATGTTTCATGAGAAGCATCTCGTGCGGTTGGCTGAACCATTGCGAGCGTATGGGTAA
- a CDS encoding MarR family winged helix-turn-helix transcriptional regulator translates to MKDLQEYVHELPLHSLAFFALVEATANLVDVSEKYWQSKGVNGARIRILVEIMKEGGTVLPSMLAKKIGVTKPNISLLLIPLENEGLIVRASHPKDGRKTVISITNEGQSLLLKYLPENRQKISEKMSALSDQELNQLLVLLNKLKNK, encoded by the coding sequence GTGAAAGATTTGCAAGAATACGTTCATGAATTGCCGCTGCATTCGCTTGCTTTTTTTGCGCTTGTTGAAGCAACTGCCAATTTGGTCGATGTCTCGGAGAAATATTGGCAATCCAAAGGCGTGAATGGGGCGAGAATTCGAATTCTGGTTGAAATTATGAAGGAAGGAGGCACGGTCTTACCATCAATGCTTGCCAAGAAAATTGGTGTGACGAAGCCGAATATTAGTCTTTTATTAATTCCATTAGAGAATGAGGGATTGATTGTGCGGGCAAGCCACCCAAAGGATGGCAGGAAAACCGTGATTTCAATCACGAATGAAGGTCAGAGCCTCTTACTCAAGTATTTGCCTGAAAATCGCCAAAAGATCTCGGAAAAAATGAGTGCGCTGTCCGATCAAGAATTAAACCAACTCCTTGTTTTATTAAATAAATTAAAAAATAAGTGA
- a CDS encoding NAD(P)H-binding protein, whose product MSIAITGANGQLGSLIIKELLQQISADQIIACVRHPEKAQAFQEQGIEVRYCDYDQPESLITAFAGASKLLLISSSDKDDTVRLRQHAHVLEAAKKVNIEHLLFTSFAFLEKGLISPSHLYLATEHAIQTTRIPYTILRNALYTDFVGVLGLEAAIASGQLPILPGVWKFNTVTRGDLALGIAAVLTGNGHENRTYELTAPRPWTFDDLVLVLSELNGKPITLVEDSQLQNWIYGFLGKIDTSSTSLDLERLIGGSVTSLKASIQQLMSSITGGII is encoded by the coding sequence ATGTCGATCGCCATAACTGGAGCTAATGGTCAACTAGGAAGTTTAATAATTAAGGAGCTTCTTCAACAAATATCAGCAGATCAAATCATTGCGTGTGTCCGCCACCCGGAGAAAGCGCAGGCTTTTCAGGAACAAGGAATTGAAGTCCGTTATTGTGACTACGATCAGCCTGAATCACTCATCACGGCTTTCGCAGGAGCTTCCAAGCTGTTGTTGATTTCAAGCTCAGACAAGGATGATACCGTTCGCTTAAGACAACATGCTCATGTCCTTGAAGCGGCAAAAAAAGTGAACATAGAACATCTCTTATTTACGAGTTTTGCTTTTCTCGAAAAAGGTTTGATTTCACCTTCTCATTTGTATTTGGCTACGGAACATGCCATACAGACAACGAGAATACCGTATACGATTCTTCGAAATGCTTTGTATACAGATTTTGTTGGCGTGCTTGGTCTAGAGGCTGCAATAGCATCAGGTCAGCTTCCTATTCTGCCAGGCGTATGGAAATTTAACACAGTTACACGTGGGGATCTCGCTTTGGGCATAGCGGCAGTCCTCACAGGAAATGGGCATGAGAATAGAACTTATGAGCTGACTGCGCCACGTCCATGGACCTTCGATGATCTCGTGTTGGTGCTTTCTGAACTAAACGGTAAGCCTATTACCCTCGTTGAAGACTCACAGCTTCAAAATTGGATTTATGGATTTTTGGGTAAAATTGATACCTCCTCAACGTCACTGGATTTAGAGCGATTAATCGGTGGCTCTGTCACTTCTTTGAAGGCAAGCATTCAACAGTTGATGTCATCTATTACGGGCGGAATCATTTGA
- a CDS encoding TetR/AcrR family transcriptional regulator: MDRRIKKNQEAIMNSFIGLMSEKDFRKITINEIAERADVNRGTIYSHYLDKYDLLDACIEFHLEQLIQNCMPDEGQRAYLSKHSLLRTFEIMEKNAFFYRTLLTNTGVPAFRNRLAELMKQGIKEQLIATNRNQIQQDILVQFLSSATVGVVEWWFTSSMPYSAADISEQLWALLENNQMIPPVIDDINC; encoded by the coding sequence ATGGATCGAAGAATCAAAAAAAATCAGGAAGCCATTATGAATAGCTTCATTGGTTTGATGTCCGAGAAAGATTTCAGAAAAATAACGATTAATGAAATTGCCGAGCGGGCTGATGTGAACCGCGGTACCATTTACTCGCATTATTTGGACAAATATGATCTATTGGATGCCTGCATTGAGTTTCATCTCGAGCAATTAATCCAGAATTGTATGCCAGATGAAGGGCAAAGAGCTTATCTCTCTAAGCACTCATTACTGCGCACGTTTGAAATTATGGAGAAGAATGCTTTCTTCTACAGGACTTTGCTGACGAATACAGGCGTTCCAGCTTTCAGAAATCGCCTAGCAGAATTAATGAAACAGGGAATTAAAGAACAATTAATTGCAACCAATCGAAACCAGATACAGCAGGATATTTTAGTGCAGTTTTTGAGTTCAGCAACGGTTGGCGTTGTTGAATGGTGGTTTACCAGTTCAATGCCCTATTCTGCAGCAGATATATCGGAACAGTTGTGGGCCCTTCTTGAGAATAATCAAATGATTCCGCCCGTAATAGATGACATCAACTGTTGA
- a CDS encoding ketopantoate reductase family protein gives MKLLVYGAGVLGSYLAHVLVRGGHEVTMLARGKRAQQLQTDGLVIRHYFQRKTTVDEVNVIQTLSSEDGYDLIFVVMKYNDFPSVLPILAANQSSHIVLVGNNADAYGMLNFLNEHCVVPKHVVFGFQLSGGLREESGRIICIRGGGQMILGSLGGEIPFKPLLEQAFQHASYKLTYQNDMDAWLKSHIVPIVALNSVSYLNGGDLKKAAKDKKLLKQAISVMDEGFTVLEKSGYTIIPASPFTFIRKYRRLAYLALKLYHHLPFAKWVDGSFAEILALYDSFEPLKDQSTVATPQWDDLKKRAVARFMGE, from the coding sequence ATGAAATTATTAGTTTACGGTGCAGGAGTGTTAGGAAGCTATCTAGCCCATGTGCTGGTGCGTGGGGGCCATGAGGTCACCATGCTCGCCAGAGGAAAGCGTGCCCAGCAATTGCAGACAGATGGTCTCGTTATACGCCATTATTTTCAGCGGAAAACGACTGTCGATGAAGTAAACGTCATCCAGACCCTATCATCCGAAGATGGTTATGACCTCATTTTTGTCGTCATGAAATATAATGATTTCCCTTCTGTGCTTCCTATCCTTGCCGCAAATCAGAGCAGCCATATTGTCCTTGTTGGCAATAATGCGGATGCATACGGTATGCTGAATTTCCTAAATGAACATTGCGTTGTTCCCAAACATGTCGTTTTTGGCTTTCAGCTTAGCGGGGGACTCCGAGAAGAATCGGGGCGCATTATTTGCATACGCGGAGGCGGTCAGATGATCCTGGGAAGCTTGGGCGGTGAGATTCCGTTTAAACCCTTACTGGAACAAGCCTTTCAGCATGCTTCCTATAAGCTAACGTATCAAAATGATATGGATGCCTGGCTGAAAAGTCATATCGTTCCGATTGTGGCGTTGAACTCCGTTAGCTATCTAAACGGCGGCGATTTGAAAAAAGCAGCTAAAGACAAGAAGCTTCTAAAGCAAGCTATTTCGGTTATGGATGAAGGTTTTACGGTTTTGGAGAAATCAGGCTATACGATCATCCCCGCAAGTCCGTTTACCTTTATTCGTAAATATAGGAGACTTGCCTACCTCGCTTTAAAATTGTATCATCATTTGCCATTCGCAAAATGGGTAGATGGTTCCTTTGCTGAAATATTAGCCTTGTATGATTCGTTTGAACCGTTGAAAGACCAATCAACCGTGGCGACTCCGCAGTGGGATGACCTTAAAAAACGAGCGGTTGCTAGATTTATGGGTGAGTGA
- a CDS encoding response regulator transcription factor, which translates to MQRYNILVVDDELEIQDAIEIYLANENMNIVKAGNGVEALKMLEENDIHLMILDVMMPQMDGMKTAFKVRESRDIPILMLSAKTEDIDKILGLNVGADDYMGKPFNPLELVARVKSQLRRYITFGHYQVSENEIEVRGLVLNKATKNVSVDGEEVRLTATEYKILELLLEHKGRVFSIEEIYEKVWKESYMNADNTVAVHVRRIREKIEINPREPKYLKVVWGIGYKIEK; encoded by the coding sequence ATGCAGAGATACAATATTCTCGTTGTGGATGATGAGCTCGAAATCCAGGACGCGATCGAGATTTATTTGGCGAATGAAAATATGAATATTGTAAAGGCGGGGAACGGGGTAGAAGCCCTTAAAATGTTAGAGGAAAACGATATCCATCTTATGATCCTTGATGTCATGATGCCACAAATGGACGGCATGAAAACGGCTTTTAAAGTGAGGGAGAGCAGAGATATTCCGATTCTCATGCTGTCAGCCAAGACGGAGGATATAGATAAAATCCTGGGGCTGAACGTTGGTGCCGACGACTATATGGGCAAGCCCTTTAATCCGCTGGAACTTGTTGCAAGGGTCAAATCGCAGCTTAGAAGATACATAACTTTTGGTCATTACCAAGTAAGTGAGAATGAGATCGAAGTACGCGGGTTGGTTCTCAATAAAGCAACCAAAAATGTATCCGTTGACGGCGAGGAAGTGCGTTTGACGGCTACCGAGTATAAAATTCTTGAGTTGCTTTTGGAACATAAGGGACGCGTTTTCTCGATTGAAGAGATTTATGAGAAGGTTTGGAAAGAGTCTTATATGAATGCAGACAACACGGTGGCTGTTCATGTGCGGCGTATCCGCGAAAAGATTGAAATTAACCCGCGGGAGCCAAAATATTTGAAGGTGGTATGGGGAATTGGCTACAAAATTGAAAAATAA
- a CDS encoding HAMP domain-containing sensor histidine kinase gives MATKLKNKYVRFLLWIICMYAAVMAVCTIVDLAKHSEFLRKDAYLQSKAFNDELTLNWNLIRYLIENTNHPLVADDVKIGEKRRAEWKEEYMLMQQRGENRVNTHYDKQITDAESRQNMDEVKRLEEERDKQLMDIRLEILKLMEIRKSEFLAYKNKEWDDVNASLTARAEVFHYFVIDRKSDRWFTNMPYEPSSTDMDQAIFSIKLPQTDVSSPLLKSINKFLKTNKLEGYFIIPRTTAGFSQIHADYAYINGIHERMMKELGLLLTNLLILGVLAWYLRQGAKLRLDLKQFQIAWLCRVPVDVRLLVGLLLLISVIGQINNNTLFQMPIRFHLFVEWTLLVALASLLLQVAVDLWLLYERRELWREEWGRSLMIKAASLLSNRLVSRSILYKAWLVFGATVLLGAFFVMAVIGMVDIDSSPEFLFIGLGYVLLYSVTIVPFAYKRFNQSQQIITGVQQMATGNLLDDIPVKGRGSMADLAGHLNQMQIGFKTLLEKEMRIERLKTELIANVSHDLKTPLTSIINYVDLLKQKDLPSDTIESYVQVVDRKTQRLKVLIDDLLEASKMSSGAVELHMETVNVSSLLSQALAEFSDKIEDSEVSFRVQIEHPQITAALDGRKTWRIFENLLSNALKYAMPHTRVHLNLREDHDHVVFTIKNVSTYEIDFEVEELFERFKRGDQSRHTEGSGLGLSIAKSIAELQGGDLQIEMDGDLFKVTVRFKRKP, from the coding sequence TTGGCTACAAAATTGAAAAATAAATATGTGCGCTTCCTACTTTGGATAATCTGTATGTATGCGGCTGTTATGGCCGTTTGTACGATAGTTGATCTGGCTAAGCACAGTGAATTTCTAAGGAAGGATGCTTATTTGCAGAGCAAAGCATTCAATGACGAGTTGACGCTTAACTGGAATCTAATTCGTTATTTGATAGAAAATACGAATCATCCCTTAGTAGCGGATGATGTGAAAATCGGAGAGAAACGAAGGGCTGAGTGGAAAGAAGAGTACATGCTCATGCAACAACGAGGCGAAAATCGGGTTAACACGCATTATGATAAACAGATCACTGATGCTGAAAGTCGCCAAAATATGGATGAAGTGAAAAGGCTGGAGGAGGAACGGGACAAGCAGCTGATGGATATCAGGCTCGAAATCCTGAAGTTAATGGAAATCCGCAAGTCCGAATTCTTGGCCTACAAGAATAAGGAATGGGACGATGTCAATGCGAGTCTGACCGCGCGTGCCGAAGTTTTTCACTACTTCGTCATAGACCGCAAATCGGATCGTTGGTTTACGAATATGCCTTATGAGCCCTCCAGCACGGATATGGATCAGGCAATATTCAGTATAAAGCTGCCGCAAACGGATGTGAGCAGTCCGTTGCTAAAGAGCATAAATAAATTTTTGAAAACGAATAAACTTGAAGGTTATTTCATCATACCAAGAACTACCGCTGGATTCAGCCAAATTCATGCGGATTATGCCTACATCAACGGTATCCATGAGCGGATGATGAAGGAGCTCGGCTTGCTGCTAACCAATCTCTTGATTCTCGGTGTGCTGGCTTGGTATCTAAGGCAGGGGGCCAAACTTCGGCTGGACCTGAAACAATTTCAAATTGCTTGGCTGTGCAGGGTTCCAGTAGATGTTCGATTACTTGTTGGACTACTGCTACTTATTTCAGTCATTGGGCAAATAAACAACAATACTCTCTTTCAGATGCCGATCCGCTTCCATTTATTCGTGGAATGGACTTTACTGGTTGCTCTGGCTAGTCTGCTCTTGCAGGTTGCCGTCGACTTATGGCTGCTCTATGAACGAAGAGAATTGTGGCGTGAAGAGTGGGGGCGCAGTCTGATGATCAAAGCGGCATCCCTTCTGAGTAACCGGCTTGTGAGCAGATCGATCTTGTATAAGGCATGGCTCGTGTTTGGAGCGACTGTTCTGTTAGGCGCATTTTTCGTTATGGCCGTTATCGGGATGGTAGATATAGACAGTTCCCCTGAATTTTTGTTTATTGGATTAGGCTATGTGCTCCTTTATAGTGTGACGATAGTTCCTTTTGCGTACAAAAGGTTTAACCAGTCTCAACAGATCATCACAGGCGTCCAGCAGATGGCTACCGGTAATTTGCTCGATGACATTCCGGTGAAAGGACGAGGCAGCATGGCTGACCTAGCTGGGCATTTGAATCAGATGCAGATTGGCTTCAAGACACTTCTGGAGAAGGAAATGCGAATCGAGCGCTTGAAAACGGAGCTCATTGCCAACGTCTCCCATGATCTCAAAACACCGCTCACCTCCATCATCAATTATGTCGATCTGCTGAAACAGAAGGATTTGCCGTCGGATACAATAGAGTCCTATGTCCAAGTCGTAGATCGAAAAACACAAAGACTTAAGGTGCTAATTGACGATTTATTGGAGGCTTCCAAAATGTCGAGCGGCGCCGTCGAGCTGCACATGGAAACGGTTAATGTGTCTTCCCTGCTGAGCCAGGCGTTAGCCGAATTCAGTGACAAAATCGAAGACTCGGAAGTTTCATTCCGCGTCCAAATCGAACATCCTCAGATTACTGCGGCTTTGGACGGACGGAAGACTTGGCGCATTTTTGAAAATTTGCTCTCCAACGCTTTGAAATATGCCATGCCGCATACCCGGGTGCATCTCAATTTGCGCGAGGATCATGATCATGTTGTATTCACAATCAAAAACGTATCCACGTACGAGATCGATTTTGAAGTGGAGGAATTGTTTGAGCGATTCAAGCGCGGGGATCAATCCCGGCATACGGAAGGCTCTGGCCTAGGGCTGTCTATTGCCAAAAGCATCGCTGAGCTCCAAGGGGGAGATCTGCAGATTGAGATGGATGGGGACTTATTCAAAGTGACGGTTAGGTTCAAACGTAAACCTTAG
- the sigK gene encoding RNA polymerase sporulation sigma factor SigK, with product MPGIFSAIAILIKQLTLLVSYVKNNAFPQPLTEAEEEKHLRLMAEGNDHSRNKLIEHNLRLVAHIVKKFDNTGEDLEDLISIGTIGLIKAIESFSPNKGTKLATFAARCIENEILMHLRSLKKTRKDVSLHDPIGTDKEGNEITLIDILGSEADDVVDAVQLKIEKSKIYKNLEILDDREKEVVVGRFGLELGGEERTQREIAKELGISRSYVSRIEKRALMKLYHEFYKAKR from the coding sequence GTGCCTGGAATTTTTAGTGCAATTGCAATCTTGATTAAGCAGCTGACCTTGCTCGTATCCTATGTCAAAAATAATGCCTTTCCACAACCTCTCACCGAGGCAGAAGAAGAAAAACATCTCAGGCTCATGGCAGAAGGCAATGATCATTCAAGGAACAAATTGATTGAGCATAATTTAAGATTAGTTGCCCATATAGTAAAAAAATTCGATAATACTGGAGAAGATTTGGAAGATCTAATTTCCATCGGGACGATCGGATTGATCAAAGCGATCGAATCCTTCTCGCCGAACAAAGGCACGAAGCTCGCGACTTTCGCGGCGCGCTGTATCGAGAACGAGATTCTGATGCATCTGCGTTCACTGAAGAAAACTCGAAAAGATGTGTCCTTGCATGATCCCATCGGAACGGACAAAGAGGGGAATGAAATTACGTTGATCGACATCCTCGGGAGCGAGGCTGACGATGTGGTAGATGCTGTACAGCTGAAAATAGAGAAATCAAAGATATATAAGAATTTGGAGATATTGGACGATCGGGAGAAGGAAGTTGTGGTTGGGCGGTTTGGGCTGGAGCTTGGTGGGGAAGAACGGACGCAGCGGGAGATTGCGAAGGAGCTCGGCATCAGCCGCTCCTACGTGTCGAGGATTGAGAAGCGGGCGCTCATGAAGCTTTATCATGAGTTTTATAAGGCAAAGAGGTAA